The sequence GGCTGTCGCCGCGGGGAAAGCTCACGGCCATTGTCCCGTACGTGCCGGTAGGACGTGAGCTGGGGGGTCATGCCTCGCGCGTCGGGTCCTCGCCGCGGTCCATGGCCTTCCACAGGTCCTCGGGCCGGTCGGGATCCGGAGCGGTGCGGGGGGCCCTGCCGGGGCGCGGGGTGCCGTCGCGTTCGTACCGTCCCGACATGGTGGGCCAGCGGCTGCCGTAGCGCAGGGCGAGCAGTCCGGCGAGCAGGATCAGCACGCCGCCGACGGCCGTGACGTAGGGCCAGGCGGTGTGGCCGAGGGCGCCGACCGTGGCAGAGGCGTCACCGGTGGACCGGGCGGCCTTCGCGTCGAGGGCCGAGCTGTCGAAGGCACCGGACCAGGCGCTGAGCGCGGCGCCGAGGCCGCTGAGGGCGAGGAGCCCGGCGACGGCCAGGCGTCCGGCGCCCCGCACGGCGAAGACGGCGACGAGCGCGGCCAGGGCGACTATGGCCAGGGCGGCCGGCAGCCCGGTGACATCCTGGCCGTCCGCGGACAGCGGCAGGGCACCGCCGCCCACGGTGGCCCTGCCCTCGGCCCATGTCTGGCCGGAGGCGAGGAGGACGACGGTCGCGCCGATCGCGCCGAGGAACAGACCGGCGGCCAGACTGCGTCGGCTTCCCGCGCTGTCGGGGGCGGAGTCGGACGCGGCGGCTCGGGCACGGGGCTGGGGTACGGGGACGGCACTCACGCCCTCCACTATCCCCTACCGCTCCGGTGCTCGCGGAGCCGGTTGGCCGTATGGACGGCCCGCAGGACGGCGGCGGCCTTGTTGCGGCATTCGGTGTCCTCGGCGACGGGGTCGGAATCGGCGACGATCCCGGCTCCGGCCTGTACGTACGCGGTGCCGTCGCGCAGCAGCGCGGTGCGGATGGCGATGGCGGTGTCGGAGTCCCCGGCGAAGTCGAGGTAGCCGACGCAGCCTCCGTACAACCCGCGGCGGGTGGGTTCGAGCTCCTCGATGATCTGCATCGCCCGCGGCTTGGGGGCCCCGGAGAGGGTGCCCGCCGGGAAGCAGGCGGTGAGGACGTCGAAGGCGGTGCGGTCCTCGGTGACGCGGCCGGTGACGGTGGAGACGATGTGCATCACGTGGGAGTACCGCTCGACCGACATGAAGTCGACGACCTCGACGCTGCCGGGTTCGCAGACGCGCCCGAGGTCGTTGCGGCCGAGGTCGACGAGCATCAGGTGCTCGGCGCGTTCCTTCGGGTCGGCGAGCAGTTCCTCGGCGAGCGCCTGGTCCTCCTGCGGGGTGGCGCCGCGGTGCCGGGTCCCGGCGATCGGGTGGACCATGGCGCGCCCGTCCTCGACCTTGACGAGGGCTTCGGGGCTGGAGCCGACGACATCGAACCCGTCGAAGCGGAAGAGGTACATGTACGGCGACGGGTTGGTGGCGCGCAGCACCCGGTAGACGTCCAACGCGCTTGCCGTGCACGGGGTTTCGAAGCGCTGGGAGGGGACGACCTGGAAGGCCTCACCGGCCCTGATGCGTTCCTTGATGTCCTCGACGGCGTCCTGGAACTCCTCGCCGCCCCACAGGGCGGTGTACGGCGGCAGCTCGGACGGGGGCAGGACGGCGGGGGCGTTCTCCACGGGGCGGCGCAGGTCCTGCTCCATGGCGTCGAGCCGGGCGACGGCGTCCGCGTACGCCTCGTCGACGCCGGTCGCCAGGTCGTTGTGGTTGATCGCGTTGGCGATCAGCAGGACCGTGCCGTCCCAGTGGTCCAGGACGGCGAGGTCCGAGGTGAGGAGCATGGTCAGTTCGGGGAGTTCCAGGTCGTCCCCGCCGTGCTCACCGATCTTCTCCAGGCGGCGCACGATGTCGTACCCGAGGTAGCCGACCATGCCACCGGTGAAGGGCGGCAGTCCCTCGTCGGCGACCAGGTCGCGCGGGGTGTGCAGGGTCTCGACGGTGGCGCGCAGCGCCTGGAGCGGGTCCCCGGCGGCGGGGACGCCGACGGGCGGGGTGCCGAGCCAGTGGGCCTGCCCGTCGCGGGCGGTGAGGGTGGCGTCGCTGCGTACG is a genomic window of Streptomyces sp. NBC_01237 containing:
- a CDS encoding TIGR02234 family membrane protein, with the protein product MEGVSAVPVPQPRARAAASDSAPDSAGSRRSLAAGLFLGAIGATVVLLASGQTWAEGRATVGGGALPLSADGQDVTGLPAALAIVALAALVAVFAVRGAGRLAVAGLLALSGLGAALSAWSGAFDSSALDAKAARSTGDASATVGALGHTAWPYVTAVGGVLILLAGLLALRYGSRWPTMSGRYERDGTPRPGRAPRTAPDPDRPEDLWKAMDRGEDPTREA
- a CDS encoding anthranilate synthase component I, encoding MDLDTFRKLAVDRRVIPVSRRLLADGDTPVGLYRKLAAERTGTFLLESAENGRTWSRYSFIGVRSDATLTARDGQAHWLGTPPVGVPAAGDPLQALRATVETLHTPRDLVADEGLPPFTGGMVGYLGYDIVRRLEKIGEHGGDDLELPELTMLLTSDLAVLDHWDGTVLLIANAINHNDLATGVDEAYADAVARLDAMEQDLRRPVENAPAVLPPSELPPYTALWGGEEFQDAVEDIKERIRAGEAFQVVPSQRFETPCTASALDVYRVLRATNPSPYMYLFRFDGFDVVGSSPEALVKVEDGRAMVHPIAGTRHRGATPQEDQALAEELLADPKERAEHLMLVDLGRNDLGRVCEPGSVEVVDFMSVERYSHVMHIVSTVTGRVTEDRTAFDVLTACFPAGTLSGAPKPRAMQIIEELEPTRRGLYGGCVGYLDFAGDSDTAIAIRTALLRDGTAYVQAGAGIVADSDPVAEDTECRNKAAAVLRAVHTANRLREHRSGRG